Proteins co-encoded in one Malus domestica chromosome 09, GDT2T_hap1 genomic window:
- the LOC103442553 gene encoding uncharacterized protein, translated as MSSSSASKAIVAASVGIVEALKDQGICRWNSALRYAGQQAKSQVRSFSQANSKLSSPSSSALSKVRDEKMKKSEESLRIVMYLSCWGPNN; from the coding sequence ATGAGTTCATCAAGTGCAAGCAAGGCTATAGTGGCAGCAAGTGTTGGAATTGTGGAGGCACTCAAGGACCAAGGGATTTGCAGATGGAACTCTGCTTTGAGATATGCTGGCCAACAAGCCAAGAGCCAAGTGAGGTCATTTTCTCAGGCCAACAGCAAgctctcttctccttcttcctcagcTCTGAGTAAAGTGAGAGatgagaagatgaagaaatcagAGGAGTCTTTGAGGATAGTCATGTACCTCAGCTGCTGGGGTCCCAACAACTAA
- the LOC139198545 gene encoding uncharacterized protein — protein MDMSWLTIARNLEAYIARINLFLDQAVANEEGVAPSTEPLIGERRPEEEETFFRLLEEADQDLWPGCKEFKKLEAVVRLYQIKCLAGMQDEMFTTLLELIKRMLPKGDCLPDSCYNAKKLINDLGLTYVKIDACPNDCMIYWKDTLELTVCSVCGESRYKITNTEDSSRKKIAAKVMWYFPLKPRLQQFFMSKYTVEHMRWHATECPKDEFMRHHSDSPEWKHLDNLYPDFESEIRNVRLGLASDGFNPFWKMRHDHSTWHVVLSVYNLPPWICIKQPNLLLSLLIPGPRSPGKEIDVYMRPLIDELNELWELCSKKEFEEGFKQLNSRIALTLCQLEEIFPPAFFDIMVYLLVHLADEAALAGLVQYRWMYPIERYLQTLNHYVHNKGRPKGFIAEAYLVDECLSFCSMYLRDVESRRTRKGRNEDGIGHGVYGENVELDLNVLDQCHRYILNNCDEVHRFRRQHEEFLKMKHRQERLTMRQIQELSKKEFPEWFKQHMNSRCHPNDTLISQDLRWLANYPSKVVSRYKSHIVHVFRFRIKSEDDKHKNQNCGIFVPANVLGAIGQVNCYGRVVDMFEVKYCGHAEPGDRGRAVMLFKCEWVNSESPRGMKTYYGEL, from the exons ATGGACATGAGTTGGTTGACGATAGCTCGAAATTTGGAAGCTTATATAGCtagaattaatttgtttttggatcaagCAGTTGCAAATG aagaaggtgttgcgccgtcTACTGAACCCCTTATTGGGGAAAGGCGTCCAGAAGAGGAGGAGACTTTTTTTAGGTTGCTTGAAGAGGCAGATCAAGATTTGTGGCCAGGATGTAAAGAGTTTAAGAAATTGGAAGCAGTTGTAAGACTGTATCAGATCAAGTGTTTAGCGGGAATGCAAGACGAGATGTTCACCACTTTACTGGAGTTAATTAAAAGAATGTTGCCTAAAGGGGATTGTTTGCCTGATTCCTGTTATAATgcaaaaaaacttataaatgaCTTGGGTCTGACGTATGTGAAAATTGATGCATGTCCCAATGATTGCATGATCTATTGGAAAGATACTTTGGAGTTGACCGTGTGCTCGGTTTGTGgtgaatcaagatataaaattACCAACACAGAGGATAGCTCAAGAAAAAAAATCGCAGCTAAGGTTATGtggtattttcctttaaaaccacGATTGCAACAATTTTTTATGTCGAAGTATACTGTTGAACATATGAGGTGGCACGCAACTGAATGTCCTAAGGATGAGTTTATGAGGCATCATTCAGATTCTCCAGAATGGAAGCATTTGGATAATTTATATCCGGATTTTGAGTCAGAAATTCGAAATGTCAGATTAGGGTTGgccagtgatggatttaatcctTTTTGGAAAATGAGGCATGACCATAGCACATGGCATGTGGTGCTTTCTGTTTACAATTTGCCGCCCTGGATATGCATAAAGCAACCAAATTTGTTGTTGTCTCTTTTAATACCAGGACCGCGCAGTCCTGGTAAAGAGATTGATGTATACATGCGTCCACTGATTGACGAGTTGAATGAGTTGTGGGAG TTGTGTAGTAAGAAAGAGTTTGAGGAAGGATTCAAGCAACTGAATTCAAGAATTGCCTTGACATTATGTCAACTTGAAGAAATATTCCCTCCTGCATTTTTTGATATAATGGTGTACCTTTTAGTTCACTTGGCAGATGAAGCAGCTCTTGCAGGACTTGTTCAATAtagatggatgtatccaattgaACG GTATTTGCAAACGTTGAATCACTATGTTCATAATAAGGGTCGTCCTAAAGGTTTTATTGCTGAAGCATATttggtggatgagtgtttgtccTTCTGTTCCATGTATCTTAGAGATGTCGAGTCTCGTCGCACCCGTAAAGGCCGAAATGAAGATGGTATTGGACATGGAGTGTATG GAGAAAATGTGGAGCTCGATCTAAATGTTCTTGATCAGTGCCATAGATACATTCTAAATAATTGTGATGAAGTTCACCGATTTAGAAG GCAACATGAAGAATTCTTGAAAATGAAACATCGTCAAGAAAGGTTAACTATGCGACAAATTCAGGAGCTAAGCAAGAAAGAATTTCCAGAATGGTTCAAGCAACAT ATGAATTCAAGATGTCATCCTAATGACACGTTGATATCTCAAGACTTGCGTTGGCTAGCTAATTATCCTAGCAAGGTTGTGAGTAGATATAAAAGTCACATTGTTCATGTGTTCAGATTTCGTATAAAATCTGAGGATGACAAGCATAAGAATCAAAATTGTGGTATCTTTGTACCCGCAAATGTTCTTGGTGCAATTGGGCAAGTGAATTGTTATGGTAGAGTTGTAGATATGTTCGAAGTTAAATATTGTGGTCATGCTGAGCCAGGAGATAGGGGTCGAGCTGTGATGTTATTTAAGTGCGAATGGGTTAATAGTGAAAGTCCACGAGGAATGAAGACTTACTATGGTGAACTTTAG